AGAGTTGGGGTGAGAAGCAGCTCGCCCCAACTCTTTTCTTTCTTCACGTCCAGCCGTCGTGCAGGAGCTAAGAACCCTGTAGATCCGCGGAGTCAAACCGAGCCTCTCTAATTCCGCAGATCAACCGCCCTGCGGTTGCGGTAGAGTGTTTACATCCAGCGACCGCAACCATTCCAGCACCACCCATCCCACTTTGGCCAGGCTTAACGGAGAGCACTGGGCGGGGACATCATTCTGAGTATGCCAGGCGGGATAGTCAAAATCGATGAGCACGCAGGAAGGAATTCCCCCAATATTGTGAAGGGCCAAATGATCGTCCCGAATCTCATACTTTTTTTGGGGGATGAATTCGAGGACTTTGAGTCGGGCGGCCGTTTTCCAAATGCCATCCACGATCCAACGGGAGTCCCGCCACCACGCACTGTTACGCTCCTGATAGATTTGGAGGTCCGCGTCGCCCACCATGTCGAACAGGACGGCCGCGCGATACCGCCAGCGGCGTTGGGGCGCGGACTCGACGTATTGCTGGGCAAAGTATTCCGAGCCCTGGAAGTAGGGATCCCATTCCGAGAAGATGAACTCTTCCCCATCGAAGCACACCATATCAACGCCCATATCCGGTGGCAACTTGCTGACGTGGTGTGCCATCTCCATGAGCACGGCAACCCCGCTGGCGCCGTCGT
This is a stretch of genomic DNA from Thermogutta terrifontis. It encodes these proteins:
- a CDS encoding M28 family peptidase — translated: MSHWRLEQIPFDGARAFRYLEQLCEIGPRPSGSPGMAKQQELLLKHFAELGAEVELQRFSGRDPRTGDPVPMANLIARFFPERTERILLCAHYDTLPFPLRDRVNPRGRFIGANDGASGVAVLMEMAHHVSKLPPDMGVDMVCFDGEEFIFSEWDPYFQGSEYFAQQYVESAPQRRWRYRAAVLFDMVGDADLQIYQERNSAWWRDSRWIVDGIWKTAARLKVLEFIPQKKYEIRDDHLALHNIGGIPSCVLIDFDYPAWHTQNDVPAQCSPLSLAKVGWVVLEWLRSLDVNTLPQPQGG